Proteins encoded by one window of Pseudomonas coleopterorum:
- the minE gene encoding cell division topological specificity factor MinE produces MNIFDFFRDRKKGSTASVAKERLQIIVAHERGQRTTPDYLPALQKELVEVIRKYVNIESDQVQVALENQGSCSILELNITLPDR; encoded by the coding sequence ATGAATATTTTCGACTTCTTTCGCGATCGCAAGAAAGGCAGCACCGCGTCAGTTGCGAAAGAGCGTCTACAGATCATCGTGGCGCATGAACGCGGCCAACGCACGACCCCTGATTACTTGCCCGCCCTGCAGAAAGAGCTGGTGGAAGTGATTCGCAAGTATGTGAACATCGAGAGCGACCAGGTACAGGTTGCACTCGAGAATCAGGGTAGCTGCTCGATTCTGGAATTGAACATTACCTTGCCTGACCGCTGA
- the ttcA gene encoding tRNA 2-thiocytidine(32) synthetase TtcA produces the protein MGTLSVNQNKLQKRLRRLAGEAVADYNMIENGDKVMVCLSGGKDSYTLLDVLLHLQKVAPIQFSIVAVNMDQKQPGFPEHVLPAYLEQLGVEYHIVEKDTYSVVKELIPEGKTTCSLCSRLRRGTLYTFADQIGATKMALGHHRDDIVETFFLNMFFNGSLKAMPPKLRADDGRNVVIRPLAYCHEKDIQAYSDFKGFPIIPCNLCGSQENLQRQVVKDMLLDWERKTPGRTDSIFRSLQNVMPSQLADRDLFDFHNLRIDENAPVRIANVVNL, from the coding sequence ATGGGCACTCTTTCAGTCAACCAGAACAAGCTGCAGAAACGCCTTCGTCGGCTGGCCGGTGAAGCCGTCGCCGACTACAACATGATCGAGAACGGCGACAAGGTCATGGTCTGCCTCTCGGGCGGCAAGGACAGCTACACCCTGCTCGATGTGCTGCTGCACCTGCAGAAGGTCGCGCCCATCCAGTTCAGCATCGTGGCGGTGAACATGGACCAGAAGCAGCCGGGCTTCCCCGAGCATGTGCTGCCGGCCTACCTGGAACAGCTGGGCGTCGAATACCACATCGTCGAGAAAGACACCTATTCGGTGGTCAAGGAGCTGATCCCGGAAGGCAAGACCACCTGCTCGCTGTGCTCGCGCCTGCGCCGCGGCACGCTGTACACCTTCGCCGACCAGATCGGCGCGACCAAGATGGCCCTGGGTCACCATCGCGACGATATCGTCGAGACATTCTTCCTCAACATGTTCTTCAACGGCTCGCTCAAGGCCATGCCACCCAAGCTGCGCGCCGACGACGGGCGCAATGTGGTCATTCGGCCGCTGGCCTACTGCCATGAGAAGGACATCCAGGCGTACTCGGACTTCAAAGGCTTTCCGATCATCCCGTGCAACCTGTGCGGCTCCCAGGAGAACCTGCAGCGCCAGGTGGTCAAGGACATGCTGCTGGACTGGGAGCGCAAGACGCCCGGCCGCACCGACAGCATCTTCCGCAGCCTGCAGAACGTGATGCCGTCGCAGCTGGCCGACCGCGACCTGTTCGATTTTCACAACCTGCGCATCGACGAGAACGCCCCGGTGCGGATCGCCAATGTGGTGAACCTGTAA
- the minC gene encoding septum site-determining protein MinC: MSQTDQLDQEPVFQLKGSMLAITVLELAQNNLSALDRQLAAKVAQAPNFFSNTPLVLALDKLPANQGSIDLPGLMRICRHHGLRTLAVRASRIEDIAAAIAIDLPVLPPSGARERPLEVEEKKPEKPPEPLIQPTRVITTPIRGGQQIYAQGCDLVVISSVSSGAELLADGNIHVYGPMRGRALAGIKGDRKARIFCQQLGAELLSIAGQYKVSEDLRRDPLWGSPVQISLSGDVLNITRL, translated from the coding sequence ATGAGCCAGACCGATCAGCTAGACCAGGAACCTGTGTTCCAACTCAAGGGCAGCATGCTCGCCATCACCGTGCTTGAGTTGGCGCAAAACAACCTTTCCGCCCTCGACCGCCAATTGGCAGCCAAGGTGGCGCAGGCACCGAACTTCTTCAGCAATACGCCGCTGGTGCTGGCGCTGGACAAGCTGCCCGCCAACCAGGGCAGCATCGACCTGCCCGGCCTGATGCGCATCTGCCGTCATCATGGCCTGCGGACCCTGGCGGTGCGCGCCAGCCGTATCGAAGACATCGCCGCAGCGATCGCCATCGACCTGCCCGTGCTGCCGCCTTCGGGCGCGCGCGAGCGACCTTTGGAAGTTGAAGAAAAGAAGCCGGAAAAGCCGCCCGAGCCATTGATCCAGCCCACTCGCGTGATCACGACGCCGATCCGCGGCGGCCAGCAGATTTATGCCCAAGGCTGCGATCTGGTGGTGATCAGCTCGGTCAGTTCGGGTGCGGAACTTCTCGCCGATGGCAATATCCATGTCTACGGCCCGATGCGCGGACGCGCCCTGGCCGGCATCAAGGGCGACCGCAAGGCGCGCATTTTCTGTCAGCAACTGGGCGCCGAGCTGCTGTCCATCGCCGGGCAATACAAGGTCTCCGAGGATCTGCGACGCGACCCGTTGTGGGGTTCACCCGTTCAGATCAGCTTATCCGGGGATGTGTTGAACATCACCCGTCTTTAA
- a CDS encoding SprT family zinc-dependent metalloprotease, which translates to MSEQLNQRVEACFRQAELFFKRPFRRPVVSTQLRGQKAGVAHLHENLLRFNPQLYRENAEDFLKQTVPHEVAHLVAHQLFGDRIAPHGEEWQLIMRGVYELTPHRCHSYAVKRRQVMRYLYKCPCPESEFAFSAQRHGLVGRGRRYLCRRCRQTLVFSGETRMQ; encoded by the coding sequence ATGTCCGAGCAACTCAATCAACGCGTCGAAGCCTGCTTTCGCCAGGCCGAGCTGTTTTTCAAGCGCCCTTTCCGGCGCCCGGTGGTCAGCACCCAGCTGCGCGGGCAGAAGGCCGGTGTGGCGCACTTGCACGAAAACCTGCTGCGCTTCAATCCGCAGCTCTACCGCGAGAATGCCGAAGACTTCCTCAAGCAGACCGTGCCCCACGAGGTCGCGCACCTGGTGGCGCACCAGCTATTCGGCGATCGCATCGCGCCTCACGGCGAGGAATGGCAACTGATCATGCGCGGTGTCTATGAACTGACCCCGCACCGCTGCCACAGCTACGCCGTGAAGCGTCGCCAGGTCATGCGCTACCTGTACAAATGCCCCTGCCCCGAGAGCGAGTTCGCCTTTTCGGCGCAACGCCATGGCCTGGTCGGCAGAGGTCGTCGCTACCTGTGCCGGCGCTGCCGCCAGACCCTGGTGTTCAGCGGCGAAACGCGCATGCAATGA
- a CDS encoding 4'-phosphopantetheinyl transferase family protein, translating into MNTALPACLSDLRQHWPLPEDVPGAHLFSSRFDHGALTAEDFAQCGIAPPASIQRSVAKRQAEYLAGRVCARGALLALTGEAQVPAIGADRAPVWPEQIVGSITHGSGRAAAVVAHRDHCQGLGLDIESLLPVARAERLCAEILTPAEMTRMDPAQVDTLVTLTFSLKESLFKALYPLVGQRFYFEHAEVLQWSAEGHARLRLLTDLSPEFGYGFEIDGQFAWFDGHLLSLVAVR; encoded by the coding sequence ATGAATACAGCCCTCCCCGCTTGCCTGAGCGATCTGCGTCAACACTGGCCCTTGCCCGAGGACGTGCCCGGCGCACACTTGTTCAGCAGCCGTTTCGACCACGGCGCACTGACCGCCGAAGACTTCGCGCAGTGCGGCATTGCCCCGCCTGCGTCGATTCAGCGTTCGGTGGCCAAGCGTCAGGCCGAGTACCTGGCGGGGCGCGTCTGCGCACGTGGCGCCCTGCTGGCGTTGACCGGCGAAGCGCAGGTGCCGGCCATCGGCGCCGACCGCGCCCCGGTCTGGCCTGAGCAAATCGTCGGGTCGATCACCCACGGCAGTGGTCGGGCCGCGGCCGTGGTCGCCCATCGGGATCACTGCCAGGGGCTGGGTCTGGATATCGAAAGTCTGCTGCCAGTGGCGCGCGCCGAACGGCTGTGCGCCGAAATCCTCACCCCGGCCGAAATGACGCGGATGGATCCGGCGCAGGTGGATACGCTGGTCACCCTGACCTTCTCGCTCAAGGAAAGCCTGTTCAAAGCGTTGTACCCGTTGGTCGGGCAGCGTTTCTATTTCGAGCATGCCGAAGTGCTGCAGTGGTCGGCCGAAGGGCATGCGCGGCTGCGCCTGTTGACCGATCTGTCACCAGAGTTTGGCTACGGATTCGAAATCGACGGGCAGTTTGCCTGGTTCGACGGACACCTGTTGAGCCTGGTAGCGGTCCGTTGA
- a CDS encoding lipid A biosynthesis lauroyl acyltransferase has product MERPRFRRYFLHPRFWPLWLGLGGLWLVVQLPYGTLLRLGRWLGLGMYRVASERRRVAARNLELCFPQMPPIERKRLLKENFVSTGIAFFEMAMSWWWPQARLAKLAHIEGLEHLQAAQRDGEGAILMALHFTTLEIGAALLGQRHTIDGMYREHRNALFDFVQRQGRERHNPDSLAVEREDVRGMIKLLRKGRAIWYAPDQDYGAKQSIFVPLFGIEAATVTATTHFARLGKARVIPFTQRRLEDGSGYRLVLHPPLEGFPGESEAADALRINQWVEQAVTECPEQYLWAHRRFKSRPAGAPKLYDKR; this is encoded by the coding sequence ATGGAACGCCCGCGCTTTCGCCGATATTTTCTTCATCCGCGCTTCTGGCCCCTGTGGCTGGGGCTGGGCGGGTTGTGGCTGGTCGTGCAACTGCCCTACGGCACCTTGCTGCGCCTGGGGCGCTGGCTGGGTCTGGGCATGTACCGCGTGGCCAGCGAACGTCGACGCGTGGCGGCGCGCAACCTGGAGCTGTGCTTCCCGCAGATGCCGCCCATCGAAAGAAAACGCCTGCTCAAGGAAAACTTCGTTTCGACCGGCATCGCCTTCTTCGAAATGGCCATGAGTTGGTGGTGGCCACAGGCACGCCTGGCCAAGTTGGCGCACATCGAAGGGCTTGAACACCTGCAGGCGGCCCAACGTGACGGCGAGGGGGCGATTCTGATGGCCCTGCATTTCACCACCCTGGAGATTGGCGCGGCGCTGCTGGGTCAGCGTCATACCATCGACGGCATGTACCGCGAGCATCGCAATGCGTTGTTCGACTTCGTGCAGCGCCAGGGCCGCGAGCGACACAATCCCGATTCGCTGGCGGTGGAGCGCGAGGACGTGCGCGGCATGATCAAGCTGCTGCGCAAGGGCCGCGCGATCTGGTATGCCCCCGATCAGGACTACGGCGCCAAGCAGAGTATTTTCGTACCGTTGTTCGGCATCGAAGCAGCAACGGTGACGGCGACCACCCACTTCGCCCGTCTGGGCAAGGCACGGGTCATCCCGTTCACGCAACGACGGCTGGAAGATGGCAGTGGCTATCGGTTGGTGCTGCATCCGCCGCTGGAAGGGTTCCCCGGCGAGAGCGAAGCGGCTGATGCGTTGCGCATCAACCAGTGGGTGGAGCAGGCCGTGACCGAATGCCCCGAGCAGTATCTGTGGGCCCACCGGCGCTTCAAGTCACGACCGGCCGGTGCTCCCAAACTCTACGACAAGCGCTGA
- a CDS encoding M18 family aminopeptidase — protein sequence MREALNQGLIDFLKASPTPFHATATLARRLEAAGFQRLDERESWNTVPGGRYYVTRNDSSIIAVKLGKHSPLLNGLRMVGAHTDSPCLRVKPQPELQRQGFFQLGVEVYGGALLAPWFDRDLSLAGRVTFRRDGKVESQLIDFRLPIAVIPNLAIHLNREANQGWAINAQTELPPVLAQVAGDERVDFRALLTEQLAREHGLNADVVLDYELSFYDTQSAAVIGLNGDFIAGARLDNLLSCYAGLQALLDTQGDESCVLVCTDHEEIGSSSACGADGPMLEQVLQRLIPEGDEYVRSIQRSLLVSADNAHGVHPNYAEKHDANHGPKLNAGPVIKVNSNQRYATNSETAGFFRHLCMAVEVPVQSFVVRSDMGCGSTIGPITASHLGVRTVDIGLPTFAMHSIRELAGSHDLAHLVKVLGAFYASNELP from the coding sequence ATGCGCGAAGCTTTGAACCAGGGCCTGATCGATTTCCTCAAGGCCTCCCCTACCCCCTTTCACGCCACTGCCACCCTGGCGCGACGCCTCGAGGCAGCCGGTTTCCAGCGGCTGGACGAGCGCGAGAGCTGGAACACGGTGCCCGGCGGGCGCTACTACGTGACCCGCAACGATTCCTCGATCATCGCCGTCAAGCTGGGCAAGCACTCACCGCTGCTCAACGGGCTGCGCATGGTCGGCGCTCACACCGACAGCCCCTGCCTGCGCGTGAAGCCGCAACCCGAGTTGCAGCGCCAGGGCTTTTTCCAACTGGGTGTGGAGGTGTATGGCGGTGCCCTGCTGGCACCCTGGTTCGACCGCGATCTGTCGCTGGCCGGCCGGGTCACCTTCCGCCGCGACGGCAAGGTCGAGAGCCAGCTGATCGATTTCCGCCTGCCGATCGCCGTGATACCCAACCTGGCCATCCACCTCAACCGCGAGGCCAATCAGGGCTGGGCAATCAACGCCCAGACCGAACTGCCGCCCGTGCTGGCCCAGGTGGCCGGGGATGAGCGCGTCGATTTCCGCGCCCTGCTGACCGAACAGCTGGCTCGTGAACATGGGCTGAACGCCGATGTGGTGCTCGATTACGAGCTCAGTTTCTACGACACGCAAAGTGCTGCGGTCATCGGCCTGAACGGCGACTTCATCGCCGGCGCGCGGCTCGACAACCTGTTGTCCTGCTATGCGGGCCTGCAGGCCCTGCTCGATACGCAAGGCGACGAAAGCTGCGTGCTGGTGTGTACCGACCATGAAGAGATCGGTTCCAGCTCCGCCTGTGGCGCCGACGGGCCGATGCTCGAACAGGTGCTGCAACGCCTGATCCCTGAAGGCGATGAGTACGTACGCAGTATCCAGCGTTCGCTGCTGGTGTCGGCGGACAACGCCCACGGCGTGCACCCCAACTATGCCGAGAAGCACGATGCCAATCACGGACCCAAGCTCAATGCCGGGCCGGTGATCAAGGTCAACAGCAACCAGCGCTACGCGACCAATAGCGAGACGGCCGGTTTCTTCCGGCACCTGTGCATGGCGGTGGAAGTGCCGGTGCAGAGTTTCGTGGTGCGCAGCGACATGGGTTGCGGCTCGACCATCGGCCCGATCACCGCCAGTCACCTGGGGGTGAGGACCGTCGACATAGGCCTGCCGACCTTCGCCATGCATTCGATTCGCGAGCTGGCTGGCAGCCATGACCTGGCGCATCTGGTCAAAGTGCTGGGTGCCTTCTACGCCAGCAACGAGCTGCCCTAG
- a CDS encoding mechanosensitive ion channel domain-containing protein, whose translation MVLFLRLALAVLLLLPITAQAVGLPGLLGGSSEKPAEQPAQPLGQSLDQVIQTLENDQQRTKLLSDLKKLRDSTRQAQPAAEQGVLGMIGSALAHVDQQFSGDNSPFRRWGEEVALAHDELLALALPMAEWPPIIGAFLLIMLVWSLLAYSLIWIGHRVRLRFGLSEELPQHPRTLDLLRFALRKLGPWLVALVITVYVGYALPSSLGKSLAMVMAYALVVGTLFSAICVIAFSLLDGPHRHRALNILRHRAFRPLWLIGSFAAFGEALSDPRMVAALGQHLAHSAATLANVLAALSTGLFILRFRRPIAHLIRNQPLSRRLTRRALSDTIEILGSFWYLPALVLVGISLFATFFSAGDTSTALRQSLMCAVLLILCMVINGLIRRHALRPPKGPRRHALYSERLSHFAYTLMHLLIWVVFIDLGLRVWGMSLIGFTEGDGHEISVRLASLVGTLIFAWLVWILADTGIHHALTRSRKGMANARAQTMMPLIRNVLFVTIFIIAAIIALANMGMNVTPLLAGAGVIGLAIGFGAQSLVADLITGLFIIIEDSLAIDDYVDVGGHLGTVEGLTIRTVRLRDIDGIVHTIPFSEIKSIKNYSREFGYAIFRVAVPYSMGIDDAIKMMREVGQKMRSDPLHRRDIWSPLEFQGVESFESGTAILRARFKTGPIKQWEVSRAFNLALKRQLDEAGLDLATPRLSVQVVTAGAVGEK comes from the coding sequence ATGGTCCTTTTCCTGCGCCTGGCGCTTGCCGTCCTGCTTTTGCTGCCCATTACCGCTCAGGCAGTCGGCCTGCCCGGCCTGTTGGGGGGCAGCTCGGAGAAGCCGGCCGAACAGCCCGCCCAGCCGTTGGGCCAGTCATTGGATCAGGTGATCCAGACCCTGGAAAACGACCAGCAACGCACCAAGCTGTTGAGCGACCTGAAAAAGCTGAGGGACAGTACCCGGCAGGCCCAGCCGGCCGCCGAGCAAGGCGTGCTGGGCATGATCGGCAGCGCCCTGGCCCACGTCGACCAGCAGTTTTCCGGGGACAACAGCCCGTTCCGGCGCTGGGGTGAGGAGGTCGCCCTGGCCCACGATGAATTGCTGGCGCTGGCCCTGCCCATGGCGGAATGGCCGCCGATCATCGGCGCTTTTTTGTTGATCATGCTGGTGTGGAGCCTGCTCGCCTACAGTCTGATCTGGATCGGCCATCGCGTGCGCCTGCGCTTCGGCCTGTCGGAAGAACTACCCCAGCATCCACGCACCCTCGACCTGCTGCGCTTTGCCTTGCGCAAGCTGGGGCCGTGGCTGGTGGCGCTGGTCATTACCGTGTACGTGGGCTACGCGTTGCCTTCGTCGCTGGGCAAGAGCCTGGCCATGGTCATGGCCTATGCACTGGTGGTGGGCACGCTGTTCTCCGCGATCTGCGTGATCGCGTTTTCCCTGCTGGACGGTCCGCACCGGCACCGCGCCCTGAATATCCTGCGCCACCGGGCCTTTCGGCCGCTGTGGCTGATCGGTAGTTTCGCGGCCTTCGGCGAAGCGCTCAGTGACCCGCGCATGGTCGCCGCGCTCGGTCAGCACCTGGCCCACAGTGCGGCAACCCTGGCCAACGTTCTGGCCGCCCTGTCGACCGGCCTGTTCATCCTGCGCTTCCGTCGGCCCATCGCCCACCTGATCCGCAACCAGCCCTTGTCGCGGCGACTGACGCGTCGGGCGTTGAGCGATACCATCGAGATTCTCGGCAGCTTCTGGTACCTGCCAGCCCTGGTGCTGGTGGGCATCTCGCTGTTCGCCACGTTCTTCTCGGCCGGCGACACCAGCACGGCGCTGCGCCAGTCGCTGATGTGCGCGGTGCTGCTGATCCTGTGCATGGTCATCAATGGCCTGATCCGGCGCCATGCCCTGCGCCCGCCCAAGGGCCCTCGGCGCCATGCCTTGTATTCGGAGCGCCTGAGTCACTTCGCCTACACCCTGATGCACCTGCTGATCTGGGTGGTGTTCATCGACCTGGGCCTGCGTGTGTGGGGCATGTCGCTGATCGGTTTCACCGAGGGCGATGGCCACGAGATCTCGGTGCGCCTGGCCAGCCTGGTGGGCACTCTGATTTTCGCCTGGCTGGTGTGGATTCTGGCCGACACCGGCATCCATCATGCCCTCACCCGTTCGCGCAAGGGCATGGCCAACGCGCGCGCGCAGACCATGATGCCGCTGATCCGCAACGTGCTGTTCGTGACCATTTTCATCATTGCCGCGATCATCGCCCTGGCCAACATGGGCATGAACGTGACGCCGCTGCTGGCAGGTGCGGGGGTGATCGGCCTGGCCATCGGTTTCGGTGCACAGTCGTTGGTGGCAGACCTGATCACCGGGTTGTTCATCATCATCGAGGACTCGCTGGCCATCGATGACTACGTGGATGTGGGCGGCCACCTGGGCACCGTCGAGGGCCTCACCATCCGTACGGTTCGCCTGCGCGACATCGACGGTATCGTGCACACCATTCCCTTCAGCGAAATCAAAAGCATCAAGAACTACTCGCGGGAATTCGGCTACGCCATCTTTCGCGTGGCGGTGCCCTACAGCATGGGGATCGACGACGCCATCAAGATGATGCGCGAAGTGGGCCAGAAGATGCGCAGCGATCCGTTGCATCGGCGCGATATCTGGTCTCCGCTGGAGTTTCAGGGGGTGGAAAGCTTCGAGTCGGGCACCGCGATTCTGCGCGCGCGGTTCAAGACCGGGCCGATCAAGCAGTGGGAAGTGTCGCGGGCCTTCAACCTGGCGCTCAAGCGCCAGCTGGATGAAGCCGGGCTGGACCTGGCGACGCCGCGCCTGAGCGTGCAGGTGGTCACGGCGGGGGCGGTTGGCGAGAAATAG
- the minD gene encoding septum site-determining protein MinD translates to MAKILVVTSGKGGVGKTTTSAAIGTGLALRGHKTVIIDFDVGLRNLDLIMGCERRVVYDFVNVVNGEATLQQALIKDKRVENLFILAASQTRDKDALTKEGVEKIINELSKTHDYILCDSPAGIEKGAHLAMYFADEAIVVTNPEVSSVRDSDRMLGLLASKSRRAEQGEDPIKEHLLITRYSPERVSKGEMLGVEDVEEILSVRLLGVIPESEAVLKASNSGTPVIFDDQSDAGQAYSDAVDRLLGKEKPHRFLDFKKKGWIERLFGGR, encoded by the coding sequence TTGGCCAAGATTCTCGTGGTTACATCCGGCAAGGGTGGCGTGGGCAAGACCACCACCAGCGCCGCCATCGGCACCGGCCTCGCATTGCGCGGCCACAAAACCGTCATCATCGACTTCGACGTCGGCCTGCGTAACCTTGACTTGATCATGGGCTGCGAACGCCGCGTGGTGTACGACTTCGTCAACGTCGTGAACGGCGAAGCGACCTTGCAACAGGCCCTGATCAAGGACAAGCGCGTCGAGAACCTCTTCATCCTGGCGGCCAGCCAGACGCGCGACAAGGACGCCCTGACCAAGGAAGGCGTCGAAAAGATCATCAACGAGCTGTCCAAGACCCACGACTACATTCTGTGCGACTCCCCGGCGGGCATCGAGAAAGGTGCTCACCTTGCCATGTACTTCGCCGACGAGGCGATCGTGGTAACCAACCCGGAAGTCTCTTCGGTGCGAGATTCGGACCGCATGCTGGGCTTGTTGGCGAGCAAATCGCGTCGCGCCGAACAGGGCGAGGATCCGATCAAGGAACACCTGCTGATCACCCGCTACAGCCCCGAGCGCGTCAGCAAGGGCGAAATGCTGGGCGTCGAGGACGTCGAGGAAATCCTCTCGGTCCGTCTGCTGGGCGTGATCCCGGAATCCGAGGCCGTGCTCAAGGCATCCAACTCGGGTACGCCGGTGATCTTCGACGACCAGAGCGACGCCGGCCAGGCGTACAGCGATGCCGTCGACCGTTTGTTGGGCAAGGAAAAGCCGCACCGTTTCCTTGATTTCAAGAAAAAGGGCTGGATCGAGCGCCTGTTTGGAGGTCGCTAA
- a CDS encoding RluA family pseudouridine synthase, with protein MPLSNIRIIHQDAAVLVIDKPTLLLSVPGRAEDNKDCLITRLQENGFPEARIVHRLDWETSGIILLARDADSHRELSRQFHDRETEKAYTALAWGQPALDSGSVDLPLRYDPPTKPRHVVDHEHGKHALTFWKVVERCGEWCRVELTPITGRSHQLRVHMLSIGHPLLGDRLYAHPQALEAHERLCLHASMLAFTHPVTGERMKFECAAPF; from the coding sequence ATGCCGTTGTCGAACATTCGCATCATTCACCAGGACGCCGCCGTGCTGGTCATCGACAAGCCGACCCTGTTGCTGTCGGTGCCTGGACGCGCCGAAGACAACAAGGACTGCCTGATCACCCGCCTGCAGGAGAACGGGTTTCCCGAGGCGCGCATCGTGCATCGCCTGGACTGGGAAACCAGCGGGATCATTCTGCTGGCGCGGGATGCCGACAGCCATCGCGAGCTGTCCCGTCAGTTCCACGATCGCGAAACGGAAAAGGCCTACACCGCACTGGCCTGGGGGCAACCGGCGCTGGACAGCGGTAGTGTCGACCTGCCGCTGCGCTACGATCCGCCGACCAAGCCACGGCATGTGGTGGATCACGAACATGGCAAGCATGCGCTGACCTTCTGGAAGGTGGTGGAGCGCTGCGGGGAATGGTGTCGCGTCGAGCTGACGCCGATCACCGGGCGTTCGCATCAGTTGCGCGTGCACATGTTGTCGATCGGCCATCCGCTGCTGGGCGACCGGCTGTATGCCCATCCCCAGGCGTTGGAAGCCCATGAGCGGCTTTGCCTGCATGCGAGCATGCTGGCGTTCACCCATCCGGTGACGGGTGAGCGGATGAAATTCGAGTGTGCTGCGCCGTTTTGA